From Agromyces sp. SYSU T00194, a single genomic window includes:
- a CDS encoding DUF3263 domain-containing protein gives MLDVATLIDFEAAHPRPTETKNAAILEQLDLQPTRYYQQLTRILATPHLREAATLHDPITTNRLVRLQEQRAKTRKARSL, from the coding sequence ATGCTCGACGTCGCCACGCTCATCGACTTCGAGGCCGCGCACCCGCGCCCCACGGAGACGAAGAACGCCGCGATCCTCGAGCAGCTCGACCTCCAGCCCACCCGCTACTACCAGCAGCTCACCCGCATCCTCGCCACCCCGCACCTGCGCGAGGCCGCAACCCTGCACGACCCCATCACCACCAACCGGCTCGTCCGCCTCCAGGAGCAGCGAGCCAAGACCCGGAAGGCCCGATCACTGTGA
- a CDS encoding helix-turn-helix domain-containing protein, translated as MRHASKTLRLTLGWALAALAAAAVYLSWGALYDLAVHVGGMTADRAILFPVVVDLVTVVAMLIALLVPAPRWGIRLLPWATLTVFGAVTIAGNAAHVAVVDARTLALGEAIAVGVNAVPAIALLMVTHLAAATVYRRDDTPSRARAPRASRPPVSEDTTGTPAKRPANRATRDAMRGEVLRLRTEERLSIRDIAARVDVSPSTVGRWVNDPANQEEAA; from the coding sequence ATGCGCCACGCATCCAAGACCCTCCGCCTCACACTCGGCTGGGCACTCGCCGCGCTCGCCGCGGCCGCCGTGTACCTGTCGTGGGGCGCGCTCTACGACCTCGCAGTGCACGTCGGAGGCATGACGGCCGACCGCGCCATCCTGTTCCCCGTCGTGGTCGACCTGGTCACCGTTGTCGCGATGCTCATCGCGCTGCTCGTCCCGGCGCCGCGGTGGGGCATCCGTCTCCTGCCCTGGGCGACGCTCACCGTGTTTGGTGCCGTGACCATCGCCGGCAACGCCGCGCACGTCGCCGTCGTCGACGCGCGCACGCTCGCACTCGGCGAGGCGATCGCCGTGGGCGTGAACGCCGTCCCGGCGATCGCGCTGCTCATGGTGACCCACCTCGCGGCCGCTACCGTGTACCGCCGAGACGACACCCCAAGCCGTGCCAGAGCGCCCCGCGCGTCCCGCCCGCCCGTCTCGGAGGACACCACCGGCACACCGGCGAAGCGTCCCGCCAACCGTGCGACCCGGGACGCGATGCGTGGCGAGGTGCTCCGCCTGCGCACCGAGGAGCGTCTCTCGATCCGCGACATCGCGGCGCGCGTCGACGTCTCACCGTCGACGGTGGGCCGCTGGGTCAACGACCCCGCGAACCAGGAGGAGGCCGCCTGA
- a CDS encoding tyrosine-type recombinase/integrase has product MPKKRSPGDGGLYYDQNKRLWRGVVDVGFWPDGRRRQKEVTSRSQAKARQKLEQIKAEIRDHGAPLDRRTKLADWADRWLATVGRQTLKPNTLTAYESTAKNWIVPAIGHRPVAQLLPSDVRGMLQRVLDSGRGTATARKAHAVLSVMLDAARLEGLTGRNVAADVEPPKVRPIRERRALSTEEAFAVLHTAASAPDGTRWWMSILSGIRQGERLGATLDALDLDNGIFNVEWSLDEVTSDHGCGEPDGGVWPCGYKRGASCPQARLRVAADLEYHRLQGRLCLVRPKSGKPRAVPLVDAVVVALRRHVEATSHLPNPHGLIWRHPDGAPFTPKQDEQAWRDVVREAGIVDDVTSHTARHTTATVLMELGVDAKVVAEIVGHVNIETTRKHYQHVSSEAARAAAELVGSHFAGALDRF; this is encoded by the coding sequence GTGCCGAAGAAGCGATCTCCCGGCGACGGCGGCCTCTACTACGACCAGAACAAACGGCTCTGGCGTGGCGTCGTCGACGTCGGATTCTGGCCCGACGGCCGCCGCCGGCAGAAGGAAGTCACGTCACGCTCCCAGGCGAAGGCCCGGCAGAAGCTCGAGCAGATCAAGGCCGAGATCCGCGACCACGGCGCCCCACTGGATCGGCGCACGAAGCTCGCCGACTGGGCCGACCGGTGGCTGGCCACGGTCGGTCGGCAGACGTTGAAGCCGAACACGTTGACCGCGTACGAGTCGACCGCGAAGAACTGGATCGTCCCGGCGATCGGTCACAGGCCCGTCGCGCAGCTGCTCCCGTCGGATGTGCGGGGCATGCTGCAACGCGTGCTCGACTCGGGCAGGGGGACGGCGACCGCCCGGAAGGCGCACGCGGTCCTGTCGGTCATGCTCGACGCGGCACGCCTCGAAGGGCTCACGGGCCGGAACGTCGCCGCGGACGTGGAGCCGCCGAAGGTGCGACCGATCCGGGAACGTCGGGCCCTGTCCACGGAGGAGGCGTTCGCGGTGCTGCACACGGCCGCGTCGGCGCCGGACGGCACCCGCTGGTGGATGTCGATCCTGTCCGGCATCCGCCAGGGGGAACGGCTCGGCGCGACACTCGACGCCCTCGACCTCGACAACGGGATCTTCAACGTCGAATGGTCACTCGACGAGGTCACGTCCGATCACGGGTGCGGCGAACCCGACGGGGGTGTGTGGCCGTGCGGGTACAAGCGCGGCGCATCCTGCCCCCAAGCACGCCTCCGGGTCGCGGCCGACCTCGAGTACCACCGACTGCAGGGCCGCCTGTGCCTGGTCCGCCCGAAGTCGGGGAAGCCTCGCGCCGTTCCGCTCGTCGATGCGGTCGTGGTGGCGTTACGCCGGCACGTCGAAGCCACCTCGCATCTGCCGAACCCGCACGGGCTGATATGGCGGCACCCGGACGGTGCACCGTTCACCCCGAAACAGGACGAGCAGGCATGGCGTGACGTGGTGCGGGAAGCGGGCATCGTCGACGACGTGACGTCGCACACTGCCCGCCACACGACCGCGACGGTGCTCATGGAGCTCGGTGTCGACGCGAAGGTCGTCGCGGAGATCGTCGGGCACGTGAACATCGAGACGACCCGGAAGCACTACCAGCATGTGTCGTCCGAAGCTGCGCGCGCCGCGGCCGAGCTCGTCGGGTCGCACTTCGCCGGGGCGCTCGACCGGTTCTAG
- a CDS encoding ParB/RepB/Spo0J family partition protein — protein MTPRKPTLKHLDPNLLTTEHNVRTDLDLGKDFLKSIREHGVLEPITAYPDPVLDDHYRVHIGHRRTAAAVKAGLDTVPVYVITERQAADRVAEQLTENQHRAALTTRDTAAAFEQLSLFGLPATQIARRTATPIKTVGAALAVAKSESAAAIQEQAPDLTLDVLAQIAEFDGDTAAVKELTSTATSNPGLLPHVIERLRGDRTRKVELEALKAQLTAAGIEQITSTTSSYAHPAGLLRLEGLVRADQPDVDIDTSDIHAMAAIPGIRAAAVIDHTMIDSNWTKAAFIRWYVDETADHGLVDRWSANVTDEQRAEREAAEAARQELQQAQAERDAQLTAAAKVRHAWLKELLDRKTLPDTTDDLIAHALASGLALPHPNSDFAALPLELLDIPVPDAWTWNADQPAEADRFPRRTALADYLHKHPARVRRVTFAIIASAIETDRTDHHDARYLNALANWGYGLSDIERELANPGQPQPEED, from the coding sequence GTGACCCCGCGCAAGCCCACGCTCAAGCACCTCGACCCGAACCTCCTCACCACCGAGCACAACGTCCGCACCGACCTCGACCTCGGCAAGGACTTCCTCAAGTCGATCCGCGAGCACGGCGTCCTCGAACCCATCACCGCGTACCCCGACCCCGTCCTCGACGACCACTACCGCGTCCACATCGGCCATCGCCGCACCGCGGCCGCCGTCAAGGCCGGCCTCGACACCGTCCCCGTCTACGTCATCACCGAACGACAGGCCGCCGACCGCGTCGCCGAGCAGCTCACCGAGAACCAGCACCGCGCCGCACTCACCACCCGCGACACCGCGGCCGCGTTCGAGCAGCTCTCGCTCTTCGGGCTGCCCGCCACGCAGATCGCCCGCCGCACAGCCACACCCATCAAGACCGTCGGCGCCGCGCTCGCCGTGGCGAAGTCCGAGAGCGCGGCCGCGATCCAGGAGCAGGCACCCGACCTCACCCTCGACGTCCTCGCGCAGATCGCCGAGTTCGACGGCGACACCGCCGCGGTGAAGGAGCTCACGAGCACCGCCACGAGCAACCCGGGCCTGCTCCCGCACGTCATCGAGCGCCTCCGCGGCGACCGCACACGGAAGGTCGAGCTCGAAGCCCTCAAGGCCCAGCTCACCGCCGCCGGCATCGAACAGATCACATCCACCACGAGCAGCTATGCCCACCCCGCCGGCCTCCTGCGCCTCGAAGGGCTCGTCCGCGCCGACCAGCCCGACGTCGACATCGACACCAGCGACATCCACGCCATGGCAGCCATCCCCGGCATCCGTGCCGCAGCCGTCATCGACCACACCATGATCGACAGCAACTGGACCAAGGCCGCGTTCATCCGCTGGTACGTCGACGAGACCGCCGACCACGGCCTCGTCGACCGCTGGTCCGCGAACGTCACCGACGAACAGCGCGCCGAGAGGGAAGCCGCCGAGGCCGCCCGGCAGGAGCTGCAGCAGGCACAGGCCGAACGTGACGCCCAGCTCACCGCCGCAGCCAAGGTCCGCCACGCCTGGCTCAAAGAGCTCCTCGATCGCAAGACGCTGCCCGACACCACCGACGACCTCATCGCCCACGCGCTCGCCAGCGGGCTCGCGCTCCCGCACCCCAACAGCGACTTCGCCGCGCTCCCGCTCGAGCTGCTCGACATCCCGGTCCCCGACGCCTGGACCTGGAACGCCGACCAGCCGGCCGAAGCCGACCGCTTCCCCCGACGAACCGCACTCGCCGACTACCTGCACAAGCACCCCGCACGCGTCCGCCGTGTCACCTTCGCGATCATCGCCTCCGCCATCGAGACCGACCGAACCGACCACCACGACGCCCGCTACCTCAACGCCCTCGCCAACTGGGGGTACGGCCTCTCCGACATCGAGCGCGAGCTCGCCAACCCCGGACAGCCCCAGCCCGAGGAGGACTGA
- a CDS encoding helix-turn-helix domain-containing protein encodes MSAAGVIRMEAWPALMTRETAAAYIDGSLRDVDELRGRGEITPVGTSKRVKFRKTDLDAWIERMPERT; translated from the coding sequence ATGAGCGCCGCAGGAGTGATCCGCATGGAGGCGTGGCCGGCGCTGATGACCCGCGAGACCGCAGCCGCGTACATCGACGGTTCGCTGCGCGACGTCGACGAGCTCCGCGGCCGGGGCGAGATCACCCCGGTCGGGACGTCGAAGCGCGTCAAGTTCCGCAAGACGGACCTGGACGCGTGGATCGAACGGATGCCGGAACGCACCTGA
- a CDS encoding helix-turn-helix domain-containing protein produces the protein MEFSPRNVAAETAALVEEAIAHAERSKSWTADRAGIPRTSFYRKLNRGKPNCFTTAELAAIARALGVMPSTLYPHDPEQVAA, from the coding sequence ATGGAGTTCTCCCCCCGCAACGTCGCCGCAGAGACCGCTGCGCTCGTCGAAGAGGCAATCGCCCACGCAGAGCGCTCGAAGTCCTGGACCGCTGACCGTGCCGGCATCCCCCGCACGTCGTTCTACCGGAAGCTGAACCGGGGCAAGCCGAACTGCTTCACGACCGCCGAGCTCGCCGCGATCGCTCGTGCCCTCGGCGTGATGCCCTCGACGCTATACCCGCACGACCCCGAGCAGGTCGCCGCATGA
- a CDS encoding helix-turn-helix domain-containing protein, whose protein sequence is MSMHLATDPRFEFDLADRIRRALRVSGVGVGEMADELEVSRNTVSNWINGRNAPRRRDLRVIAMRTGMPLEWLENGEAPRPEDPDGGLEESRLWESNPRPIHYE, encoded by the coding sequence ATGAGCATGCACCTGGCAACGGACCCGAGGTTCGAGTTCGACCTCGCGGATCGCATCCGGCGAGCGCTGCGCGTGTCTGGCGTCGGCGTCGGCGAGATGGCGGACGAGCTCGAGGTGTCCCGGAACACCGTGAGCAACTGGATCAACGGGCGCAACGCCCCGCGCCGGCGTGATCTGCGGGTCATTGCGATGCGGACAGGGATGCCGCTCGAGTGGCTCGAGAACGGCGAAGCCCCCCGCCCGGAGGATCCGGACGGGGGGCTAGAAGAGAGCCGCCTGTGGGAATCGAACCCACGACCTATTCATTACGAGTGA
- a CDS encoding helix-turn-helix domain-containing protein, which produces MDTFGERYNAAVAAELRAARARKKVTIDELVEATGLSLASVKRYLSAERDIPVPAFANIARVLGVDPGEVADLAFKHLTEDD; this is translated from the coding sequence ATGGACACGTTTGGGGAGCGGTACAACGCTGCCGTCGCAGCGGAACTTCGCGCTGCACGCGCCCGCAAGAAGGTCACCATCGACGAACTCGTCGAGGCGACCGGCCTGTCACTGGCATCCGTGAAGCGCTACCTCTCCGCGGAACGAGACATCCCAGTCCCGGCGTTCGCGAACATCGCCCGCGTCCTCGGCGTGGACCCCGGCGAGGTCGCCGACCTTGCCTTCAAGCACCTCACCGAGGACGACTGA
- a CDS encoding phage antirepressor KilAC domain-containing protein, which yields MATLDGPRPIPVAGDRPTEIRPAVFPPLPRFTWTDPATPRDPQTFEICVVITAGHAEFVARDVLAALDHDLGVYAADPSHEADQPYQAHGRAATWSLELTRDILKPIDTAPRVAKLLTWLADRMADLDELGAARIEDTNSPIARKQPASYSVAAAARLLSRDPAIDIGQQRLFEHLHTAGWITREGRAWQPAPASIELGLLDLQLVNERHYSRSEPYPQVLITVHGLRTLHERLGGIADLALAAPNHLTLVDEGTHQ from the coding sequence ATGGCGACTCTCGACGGCCCGCGACCCATCCCGGTCGCCGGCGACCGCCCCACCGAGATCCGCCCCGCAGTGTTCCCCCCGCTGCCCCGCTTCACCTGGACCGACCCCGCAACCCCCCGCGACCCGCAGACCTTCGAGATCTGCGTCGTCATCACCGCCGGCCACGCCGAGTTCGTCGCCCGCGACGTGCTCGCCGCACTCGACCACGACCTCGGCGTCTACGCGGCCGACCCCTCGCACGAAGCCGACCAGCCCTACCAGGCGCACGGCCGCGCCGCGACCTGGTCGCTCGAGCTGACCCGCGACATCCTCAAGCCCATCGACACCGCCCCGCGCGTCGCGAAGCTCCTCACGTGGCTCGCCGACCGCATGGCCGACCTCGACGAACTCGGCGCCGCGCGCATCGAGGACACCAACTCGCCCATCGCACGCAAACAGCCCGCCTCGTACTCCGTCGCCGCGGCCGCGCGACTCCTCAGCCGCGACCCCGCGATCGACATCGGCCAGCAGCGCCTCTTCGAGCACCTCCACACCGCCGGATGGATCACCCGCGAGGGCCGCGCATGGCAGCCCGCACCCGCGTCGATCGAGCTCGGCCTCCTCGACCTGCAGCTCGTCAACGAGCGCCACTACTCCCGCTCCGAGCCCTACCCGCAGGTACTCATCACCGTCCACGGCCTCCGCACCCTCCACGAGCGCCTCGGCGGCATCGCCGACCTCGCGCTCGCCGCACCGAACCACCTCACCCTCGTCGACGAAGGGACCCACCAGTGA